Proteins encoded in a region of the Paenibacillus pedocola genome:
- the resB gene encoding cytochrome c biogenesis protein ResB produces MNGREPLISNTKCECGHQNPVGTVLCEACGKPLDEKDRESVDNLEMRYDGVARRSQRVNPGIIDLVWNFFSSVKIAIYLIVLTLLGSMLGTIFPQESTFLNIDASTYYKETYGKAGNIYYRLGLSHTYESWWFVTLLVMIGASLVICSLDRVLPLYKALTRQKIRKHRQFLTRQKVVLVTKVEEEPEVWVARLSEPLKKKGYRVKTDGGALLAEKHRFSRWGPYVIHIGLIIFLLAVLARGLPGLNMDQHLAFPQGEVTKIPDTTYYLKNEKFTVEFYTDEEMPEEFRGKKVLPKLYETKAVLYECTADCTDPSKEPKLSEVAVHDIRVNSPLSYKGLKAYQFDYDLTPVLRSVQPELVNSTTGEGYGKFKLDMKNPQRTFQSGPYTLSLKEKYMDFGLNDEGQPVSKSPYPNAPAFLFLITGPDLPAEGQQYFYFPKQVDKEQFQQQAINDKLGGSGRFLELEVQGMSDVDFAESTTYLNIRVDRAMPFVWVGAGIVMLGLVLGFYWQHRRIWLNLENGELVLGGHTNKNWFGFRREIVSILYKVDVIVDEKSLDNGGGLA; encoded by the coding sequence ATGAACGGGCGGGAGCCGCTGATCAGCAATACCAAATGTGAATGCGGCCATCAGAATCCGGTAGGTACCGTACTCTGTGAAGCCTGCGGCAAACCGCTGGATGAGAAGGACCGCGAGTCTGTTGATAATCTTGAAATGCGCTATGACGGTGTCGCCCGACGTTCACAGCGTGTGAACCCGGGGATCATCGATCTGGTCTGGAACTTTTTCTCTTCTGTTAAAATAGCGATTTACCTGATTGTACTGACTCTGCTGGGTTCCATGCTGGGCACGATTTTCCCCCAGGAGAGCACCTTTCTTAATATTGATGCCTCAACCTATTACAAAGAAACGTACGGAAAAGCCGGGAATATTTATTATAGACTCGGCCTTTCGCACACCTATGAATCCTGGTGGTTTGTAACGCTGCTTGTGATGATTGGCGCTTCACTGGTCATCTGCAGCCTGGACCGTGTCCTTCCGCTATATAAGGCGCTGACCCGGCAGAAGATCCGCAAGCACCGCCAGTTCCTGACCCGCCAGAAGGTTGTGCTGGTAACGAAGGTGGAGGAGGAACCGGAAGTCTGGGTGGCCCGGCTAAGTGAGCCGCTGAAGAAAAAGGGCTACCGCGTCAAGACGGACGGAGGCGCACTGCTGGCCGAGAAACACCGCTTTAGCCGTTGGGGGCCGTATGTAATACATATCGGTCTGATTATTTTTTTGCTCGCCGTACTGGCGAGAGGATTGCCGGGACTCAACATGGACCAGCATCTTGCCTTTCCGCAGGGTGAGGTTACTAAGATTCCGGATACAACGTATTATCTGAAGAACGAGAAGTTCACCGTTGAATTCTATACGGATGAAGAAATGCCTGAGGAGTTCCGCGGCAAAAAAGTTCTGCCCAAGCTGTATGAGACCAAGGCCGTGCTCTATGAATGTACTGCAGACTGTACCGACCCGTCCAAGGAGCCTAAGCTTTCAGAAGTTGCCGTCCATGACATCCGGGTGAACTCGCCGCTTAGCTACAAAGGTTTGAAAGCGTATCAGTTTGACTATGACCTGACCCCTGTGCTGCGTTCCGTGCAGCCGGAGCTCGTTAACAGCACCACCGGAGAAGGGTATGGCAAATTCAAGCTTGATATGAAGAACCCGCAGCGCACATTTCAGTCCGGGCCTTACACCCTTTCGCTTAAAGAAAAGTATATGGATTTCGGCTTAAACGATGAGGGACAGCCGGTCTCCAAATCGCCTTATCCGAATGCGCCCGCATTCCTCTTCCTCATTACGGGGCCGGATCTGCCGGCGGAGGGGCAGCAATATTTTTATTTTCCGAAACAGGTGGATAAAGAGCAGTTCCAGCAGCAGGCTATCAATGACAAGCTGGGCGGCAGCGGACGTTTTCTGGAGCTTGAGGTGCAGGGCATGAGCGATGTTGATTTTGCTGAATCCACAACTTATCTCAATATCCGTGTAGACCGGGCGATGCCGTTTGTCTGGGTGGGTGCAGGGATCGTAATGCTTGGACTCGTGCTGGGCTTTTACTGGCAGCATAGACGCATTTGGTTGAATCTTGAGAACGGTGAGCTTGTCCTTGGAGGGCACACTAACAAGAATTGGTTCGGCTTCCGCCGTGAGATCGTATCTATTCTGTACAAGGTAGACGTGATAGTCGATGAAAAATCATTGGACAACGGGGGAGGTCTGGCATGA
- a CDS encoding beta-glucoside-specific PTS transporter subunit IIABC, with product MDKTALSKEILQLVGGEENIDQVTHCMTRLRFNLNDNQRADKAALQKTPGVMGVMINGGQFQIIIGNDVPVVYNELVKNMSGAPDGKVSSGSADAGAKKKKNVLSSILDFISGSFTPILPAITGAGMIKGIIAILVAAGWMGTTSSTYVILSAIGDGAFYFLPIILAVSAARKLGSNMYIAAAIGAAILHPTVTTLLGSGDKITFASLPVVAATYSSSVIPIIIAVWLASYVEKAVDKITHASLKLIIVPTVTLLVIVPLTLIAVGPLGVIIGNGLTDGISWLFDNTGLFAGLLLGGTMSLLIITGMHYALIPIMIASIASLGYDYIIPIMMVANFAQAGATFGVYLKTKNSKLKPLALSTSVTALMGITEPAMYGVNMRFKKPFIGALIGGAVGGAFLSMFKVKAYVIGGLAGLSGIPMVIGETFVYSLIGFAIGIAVAAIATYIMGFEDEPEAAVATEAAAPAVPAPGNVSVSAAALEPQDAPKVSEAIYSPIKGEVKPLSEVNDPAFSEEIMGKGFAVQPSEGRVVSPISGTVFSLSKSGHAIGLVSDNGAEMLIHIGIDTVKLKGLHFSPKVTAGTKVAVGDLLMEFNLAEIEKAGYSTITPVIITNIQEYNSIKSAGRTSVKEQELLYTVLA from the coding sequence ATGGATAAGACAGCACTTTCCAAAGAAATACTACAGCTGGTGGGCGGCGAAGAGAATATTGACCAGGTTACCCACTGCATGACCCGCTTGCGCTTCAACCTCAATGATAATCAGCGGGCTGATAAAGCGGCGCTGCAGAAGACACCGGGCGTTATGGGCGTTATGATCAACGGGGGCCAGTTCCAGATCATCATCGGTAATGATGTGCCGGTCGTATATAACGAGCTTGTGAAGAATATGTCGGGAGCTCCCGACGGAAAAGTAAGCTCCGGTTCCGCTGATGCGGGTGCTAAAAAGAAAAAGAATGTGCTGAGCAGCATACTCGATTTTATCTCAGGAAGTTTCACTCCGATTCTGCCGGCGATTACAGGTGCGGGGATGATCAAAGGGATCATTGCTATCCTGGTAGCAGCGGGATGGATGGGCACCACGAGTTCAACCTATGTCATTCTTTCGGCTATCGGCGACGGCGCATTCTACTTCCTGCCGATCATTCTGGCGGTCAGTGCCGCCCGTAAGCTGGGAAGCAATATGTATATTGCCGCTGCAATCGGTGCTGCTATTCTGCATCCGACGGTAACAACGCTGCTGGGCTCAGGTGATAAGATTACCTTTGCCAGCTTGCCGGTTGTTGCCGCAACATATTCTTCGTCCGTTATTCCGATTATCATCGCGGTATGGCTGGCTTCCTATGTGGAAAAAGCAGTAGATAAAATTACTCATGCTTCGCTCAAGCTGATCATTGTTCCAACCGTTACTCTGCTCGTAATTGTACCTTTGACACTGATTGCTGTAGGTCCGCTGGGCGTTATTATCGGTAATGGCCTGACCGACGGGATTTCCTGGCTGTTTGATAATACCGGATTGTTTGCAGGCCTGCTGCTCGGCGGTACGATGTCCCTGCTGATTATTACAGGCATGCATTACGCGCTGATTCCAATTATGATTGCCTCGATTGCCAGCCTTGGATATGACTACATCATTCCAATTATGATGGTGGCTAACTTTGCCCAGGCCGGTGCAACCTTTGGGGTATATCTGAAAACAAAAAACAGCAAGCTCAAACCGTTGGCTCTTTCTACAAGTGTAACTGCACTGATGGGAATTACCGAACCTGCAATGTATGGTGTTAATATGCGCTTCAAAAAACCGTTCATCGGCGCTTTGATCGGTGGAGCTGTTGGCGGAGCGTTCCTGAGTATGTTTAAAGTAAAAGCTTATGTTATCGGCGGTCTGGCCGGTTTGTCCGGGATTCCGATGGTTATTGGCGAAACGTTTGTCTATTCTCTGATCGGATTTGCCATTGGTATTGCTGTAGCGGCAATTGCAACTTACATCATGGGCTTTGAAGACGAGCCTGAGGCGGCTGTAGCAACAGAAGCAGCAGCTCCAGCTGTACCTGCTCCCGGTAATGTATCCGTTAGTGCAGCCGCACTGGAACCGCAAGACGCACCTAAGGTAAGCGAAGCCATCTACAGCCCGATTAAGGGTGAAGTTAAGCCGCTCAGCGAAGTGAATGACCCTGCATTCTCAGAAGAAATCATGGGTAAAGGCTTTGCGGTTCAACCTTCTGAGGGGCGGGTAGTGTCACCTATCAGCGGCACAGTGTTCTCCTTGTCAAAGAGCGGGCATGCCATCGGTCTGGTCAGTGACAACGGGGCCGAGATGCTGATTCATATCGGTATTGATACAGTGAAGCTGAAAGGATTGCATTTCTCGCCTAAGGTTACAGCTGGAACAAAGGTAGCCGTCGGCGACCTGCTGATGGAATTCAATCTGGCTGAGATCGAAAAGGCGGGCTACAGCACCATTACACCAGTCATTATTACGAATATTCAGGAGTACAATTCCATCAAATCCGCAGGCCGTACCTCCGTGAAGGAACAAGAGCTTCTATATACTGTATTAGCCTAA
- the ccsA gene encoding cytochrome c biogenesis protein CcsA → MSLLDFSSDVFIAAFFLYSGAFMLFTIAIMGRRWSGRKPEEHTARWGRIAFIASSVGLLCHLAYFITRWMGSGHIPVSNMYEFMTFLSMMVMVAFTVIFAIYRKIILGVFAVPISIIVMAYAAVFPQEVQPLIPSLKSIYLNIHVTLAALGESFFAVGFAAGLMYLLRTVNFESKERSDRKQQRLVEFTLFSIIVIIGFLGSVFAFRGAGYESVFVRSNVTIDSSGQEDSTIEKVSYKMPPIVAPYHSETEVFQSFLGIKQPLFEAPSWMNGVNAGRKFNTVIWSLLSGLILYGILRLAMRKPLGKAIHPVLDGIDENDLDEITYRAIAIGFPIFTLGALIFAMIWAQVAWGRFWGWDPKEVWALVTWLFYSAYLHLRLARGWQGRKSAWLAVLGFLVVMFTLVGVNLVIAGLHSYAGTD, encoded by the coding sequence ATGAGCCTGCTCGATTTCAGCAGTGATGTCTTTATAGCCGCATTCTTTTTATACAGCGGTGCATTTATGTTGTTCACGATCGCCATCATGGGCCGCAGGTGGTCCGGCAGGAAGCCGGAGGAGCATACCGCCCGCTGGGGAAGAATCGCTTTTATCGCCTCTTCCGTAGGGCTGCTCTGCCATCTCGCTTATTTCATTACCCGCTGGATGGGTTCGGGACATATTCCCGTCAGCAATATGTATGAGTTCATGACCTTTTTATCAATGATGGTGATGGTGGCGTTTACTGTGATCTTTGCCATCTACCGCAAAATCATTCTAGGGGTATTCGCAGTTCCAATTTCTATTATAGTGATGGCGTATGCGGCGGTATTTCCGCAGGAGGTTCAGCCGCTGATTCCATCATTGAAATCCATTTATCTGAATATCCACGTCACGCTTGCTGCGCTCGGGGAATCCTTTTTCGCCGTCGGTTTTGCCGCCGGACTGATGTACTTACTGCGCACTGTTAATTTTGAGAGCAAGGAGCGGAGTGACCGCAAGCAGCAGAGGCTGGTTGAATTTACTCTCTTTTCAATCATTGTTATAATTGGATTTCTCGGGAGTGTATTTGCCTTTCGCGGTGCCGGATACGAATCTGTTTTTGTCCGCAGCAACGTTACGATTGACAGCTCCGGGCAGGAAGATAGTACAATAGAGAAAGTGAGTTATAAAATGCCGCCGATTGTGGCACCTTACCATAGCGAAACAGAGGTTTTCCAGTCGTTTCTTGGAATAAAACAGCCGCTGTTCGAAGCACCCTCATGGATGAATGGCGTTAATGCCGGACGAAAGTTCAATACCGTTATTTGGTCACTGCTTTCCGGTCTCATTCTATATGGAATTCTTCGTCTTGCTATGCGCAAACCGCTGGGCAAGGCTATTCATCCGGTACTGGACGGAATTGACGAGAATGATCTTGATGAAATTACGTACAGGGCGATTGCCATCGGCTTTCCGATTTTTACGCTGGGGGCATTGATCTTTGCAATGATCTGGGCTCAGGTTGCCTGGGGCCGGTTTTGGGGCTGGGACCCCAAGGAGGTCTGGGCGCTTGTTACCTGGCTGTTCTACAGCGCATATCTCCATTTGCGGCTGGCCCGCGGGTGGCAGGGACGCAAGTCCGCATGGCTCGCCGTATTGGGTTTTTTGGTTGTAATGTTTACCCTTGTAGGTGTAAATCTGGTCATCGCCGGGCTTCATTCTTATGCGGGGACAGACTGA
- a CDS encoding HPr family phosphocarrier protein yields the protein MQKTFKIIDEDGIHARPATALVNTATKFKDTEVFAEGNGKKVTLKSILGVLSLGLEPGDTLSLIAEGSQAAEALSALQDVMVKEGLGEVVE from the coding sequence ATGCAAAAGACATTCAAAATCATCGATGAAGACGGAATTCACGCCCGTCCGGCTACCGCGCTGGTCAATACAGCTACAAAATTCAAAGATACCGAGGTTTTCGCCGAAGGCAACGGCAAGAAGGTTACCCTGAAATCGATTCTTGGCGTACTGTCGCTAGGACTGGAGCCTGGAGATACCCTGAGCCTAATTGCGGAAGGCAGCCAGGCTGCTGAAGCGCTCAGCGCACTGCAGGATGTGATGGTCAAGGAAGGGCTGGGAGAGGTTGTAGAGTAA
- a CDS encoding ATP-binding protein: protein MNFWRSLVGKLWVTIICLVAVVLITLGLFLLPYIDSNFANSGAIKRLFMYTCMIGFSLTTFFALFLFTKITQPMQQVIEAANNIRRGEYGTRLTLRTSDEIGQLATSFNHMAEELEENIRSLNHEKGHLSSVLRSMTDAVITFDIEGQIILTNPHGQKLLEAWGDLEQDLEEDSDAEQDLHVGAAGAVPLPLRPLFFSTLSQGGDQRSNVHVRQGVWSVHMAPLYSEGNLRGAVAVLRDVTEEVRLEKMLRDFVANVSHEIRTPLSMMQGYSEALLDGMASSPEESSELVQVIHDESLRMGRLVKDLLDLARMEAGHTDMNKTQVDMDELLERIYRKFSVRAKERDIILELHKTESALLLKSADVDKLEQVLTNLLDNAFRHTPADKHISIITGSAVLEGRRYLEIAIRDEGAGIHPEDLPFIFERFYKADKARVRGESGGTGLGLAIVKNIVESHHGQIFATSKLGEGTTFTLRLPVEKQ from the coding sequence GTGAACTTCTGGAGAAGCCTTGTCGGCAAGCTGTGGGTTACGATCATCTGCCTTGTTGCCGTCGTGCTCATTACACTGGGGCTGTTCCTGCTGCCTTATATCGACAGCAATTTCGCCAATTCCGGGGCGATCAAGCGTTTATTTATGTATACCTGTATGATCGGGTTTTCATTGACAACGTTTTTTGCGTTGTTCCTGTTTACGAAGATTACCCAGCCCATGCAGCAGGTGATTGAAGCGGCCAACAATATCCGCCGCGGCGAATACGGCACGAGGCTGACGCTTCGGACCAGCGACGAAATCGGCCAGCTGGCCACCTCATTCAATCACATGGCTGAAGAGCTGGAGGAGAATATCCGCAGTCTCAATCACGAGAAGGGGCATCTGTCCAGTGTTCTGCGCAGTATGACCGACGCCGTGATTACTTTTGATATTGAAGGACAGATCATACTCACGAATCCGCATGGACAGAAGCTGCTGGAGGCCTGGGGGGATCTGGAGCAGGACCTTGAGGAAGATAGCGATGCTGAGCAGGATCTGCATGTCGGAGCTGCAGGAGCAGTCCCTCTTCCGCTCCGGCCGCTCTTCTTTAGTACATTGAGCCAGGGAGGAGACCAGCGCTCCAATGTGCATGTCCGGCAAGGCGTGTGGTCCGTTCATATGGCTCCGCTGTATTCGGAGGGGAATCTCCGTGGTGCTGTAGCTGTGCTGCGCGATGTAACGGAAGAAGTAAGGCTTGAGAAAATGCTCCGCGACTTTGTAGCGAATGTCTCGCATGAAATTCGCACACCGCTTTCGATGATGCAGGGTTACAGCGAAGCACTGCTGGACGGTATGGCCTCCTCGCCGGAGGAGAGCAGTGAGCTTGTGCAGGTTATTCATGATGAATCGCTGCGGATGGGCCGGCTGGTTAAAGACCTGCTGGATCTTGCCCGGATGGAAGCGGGGCATACGGATATGAATAAAACACAGGTGGATATGGACGAACTGCTCGAGCGGATCTACCGCAAATTCTCCGTGCGTGCTAAGGAGCGGGACATCATTCTTGAGCTCCATAAGACAGAAAGTGCTCTGCTGCTTAAATCGGCGGATGTAGATAAGCTGGAACAGGTTTTGACCAATCTGCTGGATAATGCCTTCCGGCATACCCCTGCGGACAAACATATCTCAATCATCACCGGTTCTGCGGTACTAGAAGGGCGCCGCTATCTGGAGATAGCGATCCGGGATGAAGGCGCAGGAATTCATCCGGAGGATCTGCCCTTTATCTTCGAACGTTTCTACAAAGCCGACAAGGCGCGGGTACGCGGAGAATCCGGAGGCACCGGGCTGGGGCTGGCGATTGTTAAAAATATCGTCGAGTCGCATCACGGGCAGATTTTTGCCACCAGTAAACTTGGCGAAGGCACGACCTTTACGCTAAGACTTCCTGTCGAAAAACAGTAA
- a CDS encoding pseudouridine synthase, whose product MERLQKILAQAGVASRRKCEEMILAGKVEVNGELVTTLGTKVDPEQDIIKVAGKLIRGENKIYIMFNKPKGVITSASDDKGRKVVTDYLKGINERVYPVGRLDYDTEGLLLLTNDGEFANLLTHPKHHVPKTYLATVKGIPHGTALDKLKAGIKLEDGMTAPAEVEYKDVDEVNKESVISITIHEGRNRQVRRMFEAIAHPVIRLKRISFGDILLQNLKRGSYRHLTKDEINHLQQIAKAGALKANTTRKDT is encoded by the coding sequence ATGGAAAGATTACAGAAAATTTTGGCGCAAGCAGGTGTTGCGTCCAGACGCAAATGTGAAGAAATGATTTTGGCCGGTAAAGTGGAAGTCAACGGGGAACTCGTAACTACGCTTGGCACGAAGGTGGACCCCGAACAAGATATTATTAAAGTGGCCGGTAAGCTGATCCGGGGCGAGAATAAAATCTACATCATGTTCAACAAGCCCAAAGGCGTGATCACAAGCGCATCCGATGACAAGGGCCGCAAGGTAGTAACAGATTATCTGAAGGGCATCAATGAGCGCGTATATCCTGTAGGCCGTTTGGATTATGACACGGAAGGGCTGCTGCTGCTGACGAATGACGGAGAGTTTGCTAACCTGCTCACCCATCCGAAGCATCACGTGCCGAAGACGTATCTGGCCACGGTCAAGGGTATACCGCACGGAACAGCTCTGGACAAGCTTAAGGCGGGCATCAAGCTGGAGGACGGTATGACCGCTCCGGCGGAAGTGGAATACAAGGATGTGGATGAAGTCAATAAAGAATCCGTCATCAGTATTACGATTCATGAAGGACGCAACCGTCAGGTACGCCGGATGTTCGAAGCGATTGCCCACCCCGTGATCCGGCTGAAACGGATTTCCTTCGGGGACATTTTGCTGCAGAATCTTAAGCGCGGCTCCTACCGCCATCTGACCAAGGATGAAATTAACCATCTGCAGCAAATTGCTAAGGCTGGTGCGCTAAAAGCAAATACGACACGCAAAGACACATAA
- the glpK gene encoding glycerol kinase GlpK: MILSLDQGTTSSRAILFNQQAGMVSQGQYEIKQSFPCPGWVEHDPEQIWESQLSAARDAIQTSGITAEEISCIGITNQRETALIWDKATGEPIYPAIVWQDRRTAEQCEEIKRQGLAAEIARKTGLVVDAYFSATKLAWILDHVTGSRERAERGELLAGTIDSWLIWKLTGGAVHATDVTNASRTMLFNLHERRWDEQLIEQLRIPRLMLPEVRMSGGDFGTAEARWLGAEIPICSVLGDQQAALFGHTCLEAGSAKNTYGTGCFILMNTGTEPVASKHGLLTTVAWGMGDELYYALEGSVFVAGAAVQWLHEGLGLIEGPSDSEHKAAEVVDSEGVVVVPAFTGLGAPYWDMYARGAVFGLTRGTTAGHLVRATLESLAFQSRDVIGAMEKDAGMPLTGLRVDGGAVRNDLLMQFQADILGSEVTRTTYAETTALGAALLAGLTSGIWSREQLESFNKAEKDFLPRMGEEERERRYDAWKDAVSRTMGWEKHEGRG, from the coding sequence ATGATTTTATCATTGGACCAAGGCACCACCAGCTCTCGGGCCATCCTTTTTAATCAGCAGGCGGGAATGGTTTCCCAGGGGCAATATGAGATTAAGCAGTCCTTTCCCTGCCCCGGGTGGGTGGAGCATGATCCGGAGCAAATCTGGGAGAGTCAGCTCTCAGCGGCCAGAGATGCGATTCAGACAAGCGGAATAACGGCTGAAGAAATATCCTGTATCGGCATCACCAATCAGCGCGAAACCGCACTGATTTGGGACAAGGCCACAGGAGAGCCGATTTATCCGGCCATCGTGTGGCAGGACCGGCGAACGGCAGAGCAGTGTGAAGAGATCAAACGTCAAGGCCTGGCCGCTGAGATTGCCCGCAAGACAGGTCTGGTCGTGGATGCCTATTTCTCGGCTACCAAGCTGGCCTGGATTTTAGATCATGTGACAGGTTCCAGGGAACGTGCTGAGCGGGGAGAGCTGCTGGCAGGGACAATTGACAGCTGGCTTATCTGGAAGCTCACAGGAGGCGCTGTGCACGCTACAGACGTTACGAATGCTTCACGGACCATGCTGTTCAATCTGCATGAGCGTAGATGGGACGAGCAGCTTATCGAACAGCTGCGGATTCCCCGCCTCATGCTGCCTGAGGTGCGGATGTCCGGCGGCGATTTCGGTACAGCTGAGGCCCGGTGGTTGGGTGCGGAGATTCCTATCTGTTCTGTGCTAGGCGATCAGCAGGCTGCATTATTCGGTCATACCTGCCTGGAGGCAGGCAGTGCCAAAAACACATACGGAACAGGCTGCTTTATTCTGATGAACACAGGAACTGAGCCCGTTGCCTCCAAGCATGGTCTGCTGACCACTGTTGCCTGGGGGATGGGGGATGAACTGTATTATGCGCTGGAGGGCAGTGTGTTTGTAGCCGGAGCAGCCGTACAATGGCTGCATGAAGGACTGGGATTGATCGAAGGGCCGTCAGATTCGGAGCACAAGGCTGCTGAAGTTGTGGACAGTGAAGGCGTTGTGGTCGTTCCTGCCTTTACCGGCCTTGGAGCCCCCTATTGGGATATGTATGCCCGTGGAGCTGTGTTTGGGCTGACCCGGGGCACAACAGCTGGCCATCTGGTCCGGGCGACTCTGGAATCGCTGGCCTTCCAATCGCGCGATGTTATCGGCGCTATGGAGAAAGATGCCGGCATGCCGCTGACGGGACTGCGTGTAGACGGCGGTGCTGTACGCAACGACCTGCTGATGCAGTTTCAGGCTGATATTCTCGGCAGTGAGGTGACCCGCACGACCTACGCTGAGACGACAGCGCTCGGGGCTGCACTGTTGGCAGGGCTAACCTCCGGGATATGGTCTAGGGAACAGCTGGAGAGCTTCAATAAGGCCGAGAAGGACTTCTTGCCCCGGATGGGTGAAGAAGAGCGGGAACGCCGCTATGACGCCTGGAAGGATGCTGTGTCACGGACGATGGGCTGGGAGAAGCATGAAGGCCGGGGTTAG
- a CDS encoding response regulator transcription factor has protein sequence MAEHLNRILVVDDEERIRRLLKMYLEKEGYEIDEAEDGEIALRKATANDYGLILLDVMLPGIDGIEVLTRLRGVKSTPVLMLTAKGEEINRVQGFEMGADDYVVKPFSPREVIYRVKAIMRRSSATAFLSKESNSSNNIVFPHLIIEHDAHRVTAGGQEVSLTPKEYELLHYLAISPDKVFSREELLKDVWNYEFFGDLRTVDTHVKRLREKLNKVSPESAAMITTVWGVGYKLEVPK, from the coding sequence ATGGCAGAGCATTTGAATAGAATTCTGGTGGTGGATGACGAAGAACGTATTCGCCGCCTGCTGAAAATGTATCTTGAAAAAGAAGGCTACGAAATTGACGAGGCGGAAGATGGCGAAATCGCTTTGCGCAAAGCAACGGCTAATGATTACGGCCTCATCCTGCTCGATGTTATGCTGCCGGGTATCGACGGGATCGAAGTGCTGACGAGACTCAGAGGCGTCAAATCGACTCCGGTCCTGATGCTGACTGCCAAGGGTGAAGAGATTAACCGGGTGCAGGGCTTTGAGATGGGTGCAGATGACTATGTCGTTAAGCCATTCAGTCCGCGTGAAGTGATCTACCGGGTCAAGGCGATTATGCGCCGCTCTTCGGCTACAGCGTTTTTATCGAAAGAGAGCAATTCCAGCAACAATATTGTATTCCCTCATCTCATTATTGAGCATGATGCGCACCGCGTAACGGCAGGCGGCCAGGAAGTGAGTCTGACTCCGAAGGAATATGAGCTGCTTCATTATTTGGCAATCTCGCCGGACAAAGTTTTCTCCCGTGAGGAACTGCTTAAGGATGTCTGGAATTATGAGTTTTTCGGAGATTTACGTACGGTGGACACGCATGTCAAACGGCTTCGTGAGAAACTGAATAAAGTATCACCGGAATCGGCAGCAATGATCACCACGGTATGGGGAGTAGGCTACAAGCTCGAGGTACCTAAATAA
- a CDS encoding peptidoglycan recognition protein family protein, giving the protein MEYKGFILHHSRCPSINGKGFDFWVAKDGEIYAGPLLTDPDHIHVCLEGNYGEQEEVSQLTGRKAQLFAAGKLILELAARYEISPLLIEPHSNSCPGVFFPWNELVIYPADGYH; this is encoded by the coding sequence ATGGAATATAAAGGGTTCATACTGCATCATTCCCGCTGTCCGTCCATTAATGGGAAAGGATTTGACTTTTGGGTGGCCAAGGATGGCGAAATCTACGCCGGCCCCCTGTTAACAGACCCGGATCACATCCATGTCTGTCTGGAGGGGAACTACGGGGAGCAAGAAGAAGTTTCGCAGCTCACTGGCCGCAAAGCACAGCTGTTTGCTGCAGGTAAGCTCATTTTGGAGCTGGCTGCACGTTATGAAATATCCCCTTTGCTCATCGAACCGCATAGTAATTCGTGCCCGGGAGTATTTTTTCCATGGAATGAACTTGTGATTTATCCCGCTGATGGTTATCATTAA
- a CDS encoding redoxin domain-containing protein, producing the protein MGKARKPIQIVILSVILLLGGYAIGSSVFGGDGKPREGGKAPSFELLGLDGLTHTLDEYKGKSVVLNFWGSWCGPCVKEMPALQAQWEKWKDQGVVVIGVNVGEDQMTVENFVKLVDIDFPVVMDSGRSAVRSYGVSPLPTTFFINTKGKVDSIHIGQLDLDSLDGQIGKLVNP; encoded by the coding sequence GTGGGCAAAGCGAGAAAGCCGATTCAAATCGTAATTCTTTCAGTAATACTTTTGCTTGGAGGTTATGCAATCGGTTCCTCGGTGTTCGGGGGAGACGGAAAGCCCAGGGAAGGTGGTAAAGCGCCATCCTTTGAGCTGCTTGGCCTTGACGGCTTGACCCATACGCTGGATGAGTATAAGGGCAAGTCGGTGGTGCTTAATTTCTGGGGGTCCTGGTGCGGACCTTGCGTGAAGGAAATGCCTGCTCTGCAGGCACAGTGGGAGAAGTGGAAGGATCAAGGGGTTGTAGTCATTGGAGTGAACGTCGGCGAAGACCAGATGACGGTGGAGAATTTCGTCAAGCTGGTTGACATCGATTTCCCGGTTGTCATGGACTCCGGGCGCAGCGCTGTCCGCAGTTATGGCGTTTCTCCTTTGCCTACTACTTTTTTCATTAATACTAAGGGGAAAGTGGACAGCATTCATATCGGGCAGCTCGATCTGGATTCGCTTGACGGGCAAATCGGAAAGCTGGTGAACCCATGA